TAGTAAGAGACAGAATTAATCCTGAGCGCTCTCTGGGCCATAGCGATAGAAAATAAATTCCCTCCCCGTTTGCTTATGCAGTTCTTAGTCTAAACTCCTGTCATGAACCAGTTCGCGAAAAAGCACTTTAACCTTATTCTTTTTTTATCTACTGTACTAGGCTTTATACTTCCGCAGCCAGGAGAAATCTCTGGTCCGCTAATACTCGCTATACTCTGCTTTATTATTTTTGCTTCTTCGTTTAAAGTGGATTTCTCGCCTGCTTTTTTTCGCTCTCAGTCTATTACAATAGTAGGTTTTTATGTTTTAAGGTTTTTGTTGCTTCCCTTACTATTGTTTGCCTTGGTGTTTCCTTTTTCTTCATTTTATGCCAGCGCAGTATCTCTGCTCTGCCTTTTGCCCTGTGGTGTTACCTCTCCGGCCTTTAGCAATGTGTTTGGAGGCAATGTTACACTCGCTCTGGCTTTGCTGATTCTCAGTAGTTCTTTAACTCCATTCTTATTGCCTTTTCTAAGCAGCTTCCTTATGTCTGATGAACTGGAAGTAGATCGGTTTCAGCTTTTCCAAACTTTATTTATCACAGTTATTTTTCCTTATCTGGTACACCTTCCTTTAAAAAGACATCAGGGTATTAGCCGGTGGATGCAACACCACGACTCTTTTATTTCCATATTCGGTATTGCCGGTATTTTTACGCTTGCCATTGCTGAGTACCGTTATGTATTGTTAAGCGATACTGCATTAGTACTGCCTTACTTTTTGGTGAGTCTGCTGGCGTTTTTGTTCTTATATGTATTTGGCTATAGTATCTGGTTTAGGGCTTCCAGAGCAGACAAAGTAGCACTATTATTTAGCTCTGGTGCTAACAACGTAGCCTTGGGCATTGTCGTTAGCTTTTTGTACTTCCCTATGCAGATGGGGGTGTTTTTTGTGGTATCTGAAATCGTATGGGTGCTTGTGCTAATTCCAGTCAGAAGGTTGATGAAAACATAGGCATAAGACTGTTTACGCAGCATTAGGCTTACGAAAAGCAGACCGTAAAGGTGGAGCCTTTACCTGCTGCACTCTTAACAGATATTTCTCCTCCATTATTTTCAACAATACGCTTTATCATGTAAAGCCCTACCCCTGTACCACTTACGTGGGTATGTAGTCGGGTAAACATCTGAAAAAGTTTTTTCTGCTGCCGTTGGTCCAGTCCCAGTCCATTATCGCTCACCGACAGATAGACTTGACCTTCCTCTTCCCAGCTCTGTATTTTTATATCAGGGCTTCTATCTGGATGCGCATATTTTATGGCATTAGAAATCAGGTTATAAAGTATGCTTCTAAGGTGTTTGGCAGGATAATGTATCTCTTTTACCTTAAAATCTGTCGTAATGTTGGCTTTTGTCTTTCGGATATTGTTTTCAAGATCTTGGTACACCTCATCGTACAAATCCTGAAATAGTAAGTCTTCCTGATTTTCTTTTTCCTTTTGGAGCTTGGCAATTTCTGAAAGATCGTTAATCGTATTTTCCAGCCTGTCCATAGATACTTTCATCATTTTGATGATCTGCTGCTCCGACTGTCCTGTCTTTTCATCAATTCTTTCTTCCAGCATGGTGAGTAAGCTTGCCAGGTTCAGGATAGGCGTGCGCAGATCATGAGAGGCAGTATACACGAAATTGTCCAGGTCAATATTTACTTTGGTTAACTCCTTATTTCTCTCCTGCATTTGCTTTTGCATCCATATTAGCTCTTCCAGGTAGGTTTTTTCATCATGAATATCGGTAGCAGTGCCATACCACATGACAATCTTACCTTCTGCATCTTTCAAAGGCAGCGCGTGAGACAGTACCCAGCGATAGGTACCATCTTTAGTAGCGATCCGATGCTCTATTTTGTAAGTATCTCCTGTTTCTACAGAATGCTGCCAGGCTTTCAGAGTAGGCTCTACATCGTCAGGGTGCGGCACCATTTTCCAAAGCCCTTTTGCCCCCTCCTTCTGCGGTATACCAGTGTACTCCGACCACTTTTTATTATAAAAAACGACTTCTCCATTAGGCAATGCTTTCCAGACGATATGAGGAATCATATCAATTAAAAACTCAAACTCGCTAATATTTTTCTTATTCTCCTGCTCCAGTAGCTTTCTCTTATGAATATTAGTGGCGGTACCCATCCATTTGACGATATTACCACTACTATCATGCATAGGCAGGCTTCGGCAAAGGTGCCACATGTATTCTCCCTGATGGTTTCTGAGCCTGTACTCTGCTTCATATGGCTTACCGCTTTTCATGCTGGCATTCCATTTTTTAAGTACCGTGGCTAGATCATCCGGATGAACAATATTAGTCCAGCCATAGTCCATAAGCTCTTCGTAGATATGCCCGGTATATTCCAGAAAACGATGGTTTACATAGCAGCTATTGCCATTAGGAGTAGCCCCCCAGATTTTTTGCGGAATCAGCTCTGCCAGTTGCACAAACTCTTCTATATCTTTTACTTTCTGCTGGGCTCTAATTTTGTCTGTCTGATTACGCACTACCTGTACCGCTCCTACTACTTTTCCCTCCTGATTTTTGATCGGATTAAAGGTATATTCATAGTATACCAGATGATGCTCAGGGTGATTGTACATACGAGTGACGGTAAATGTCTCTCCCTTCAGAGCATTACCCCATAGCGCTAAAGCATCGTCTTGGTACTCAGGATGATGCTGTACTACCTCCTGCACCTGCATACCCGTTTTTAGGTTAGTGCCAAAAAGCTCATATATTTCTTTCTTATAAGCTTCGTTAAAAATTGTAAACTCAAACTTCCAATTAATAGCACCAATTAAGTCAGAGGTGCTATCTATAATACTTCTTAAGCTATCGTGAGAGGACTGTAGCTGTTGGTATTCCTGAGGTGTGATGCTATTCTTTTTTTGCTGAACGTTCATCTGTATCATTTCAATATGATATCTGATTATGGGGCTCTAAACCTTAAGCTGAAAGATGAATTTGTGGTAGTTTCAAGTCAAATCAGCCGTTTACTCGGGCATTCAGATCAACATTTTTTCTGCCTATGGAGTAACATAAGCATTTTATTTGAAAAATTACAATCTGTCATTCGTAACAAGATGCTCCAAAAAGCTTGCCCTATCAACACCTTCTCTAAGAATTAGTATTAAATGACTTAGTAAGCTTACTTTCTGATTTATTTACTCTAGGTATCCGGACCCACCCTGCGCCTGCATAAATCACTAAAACTCATTATTATTCAACACATTAGCCTTCGCATTTTGAGAAAAAGATGTTTTAGGATGGTACGGTGATTCAAACTGGACTTCTGTCTACTTAATACTATGTGAAATTTTGCCGAACACAATTTAGACAATAGCAGACTAAACTATAGATAAGAGAAGACATAAAAAAAAGCACTTACAGATGTTTCTGTAAGTGCTTTAAAATCAAGTGGGTCCTGTAGGATTCGAACCTACGACCCCCTGCTTGTAAGGCAGGTGCTCTAAACCAACTGAGCTAAGAACCCATTATTTTGATTAATTGGGCTAACTTTTAAGCCCCTTTATCAAAATGTTCTGCAAAGGTAATAGTCCTTTTTGTAAATACAAGTACTCTATTAAAATTTTTAATTTTTTTTCTTTAAACTTTTTCCCTGCCAAATGTGTAAGTTTTCTAATGTAATAGAGGTCAATAGCCTGAGCTTTACGTATCATATTTGATATTGCCTCAGCGTTACTATATTAAATTAGATACCCTTGGTCAGAAAGTTTTTTTTTACATGCCTGATTGCCCTCTCTCTACTGCTTACAGCCAGCGGCATACTGACCTATGTGTATCAGGACGAGATAATTACTCATTTTGTAAAGCAGGCTGACCAGTTTCTGGCAACTCCTGTAAAAGTGAAGTCTATACAGCTCTCTTTTTGGGAGAAGTTTCCCCAAATCGCCATCTCCCTGAAAGAAGTAGAAATTAAGGGTAGCCAAACAGCAAGTGATAGCCTGCTGGCACAGGCAGAAAAGCTGGACTTTACTTTCAACCTCTGGCAGTTCGTGCAGGGGCAGTTTGTGGTAGATAAGGTGTACCTGACCAACAGCCAGGTAAGGCTCGCTATAGATAAGCAGGGGAACAATAACTATAGCATATTTAAAAAACGCTCTTCTGTAGACTCCCTTAGTAGCACCAATGAACCTCTTCGCTTTCAGTTACAAAAAATTATACTTAAAAACGTAGATGTCAGTTATCAGGACGCTGGCCTGAATCAGGCGCATCACCTGCTCGCAGAGGATATAGAAGCCTTGCTTGAGGTGGTAGGGGAAGAGTACGATATTCTTCTTGAAGGCAATCTGTTTTCACGGTACATTCGCAGTGGGGATGATGCGTATTTTAAAAACAAGCCATTGCACGTAGCTACTCATCTTAATTATGATTATCCGAATCGGTTTCTTGAGATTGATACAACTCGTTTGGGTATTGGTAATGGTCATTTTCTGTTGAGCGGATTGGTAGATCAGGCTGATGACAATTTTATAGACTTACAAGCTCGTGGAGAGCATACAGACTTACAAACACTTCTTTCGCTCCTACCCGAATCTATCGTTCGTCAATGGTCAGCTTACCGTAGTGAGGGTAAAGCCTTCTTTGAGGGTAGTGTAAAAGGGCACGTAAGCCGTACAGCTTCTCCGGCAGTAAGCCTGAACTTTGGCTGCGAAAACGCCTCATTTTACCATCCCGACTATAAAAAGAAACTGGAAAACATCAGTTTGCAGGGAAGCTTTACCAACGGTAAATCTCACAGTTTGAACACATCGGTTCTTAACCTCAAAGATATTTATGGACAGTTAGATGACAGAGCTGTTCGCGGAAGCCTGAGCCTCAGCAATTTTAAAAATTACTTTCTGCGTTGCCACCTCAAAACAAATATAGATGTAAATGCGCTTTTAGATTTTTACCCTATCAAAGAAGTAAAAGCGGCAAGAGGAGAGCTGTTTGCAGATTTTGAGATTGCCGGCCGTCTTAAAGATCTTAAAGGAGAAAGCAAAGGGTATTGGCAAAGAATTAAAAGCAGCGGAGATATCAGCCTCCAAGATGTTGATTTACTTTGGCAAGCCGACAGGCTGCCCGTAAGTGCGCTACAAGGCAACCTTATGTTTAAGGGTAATGACCTCTCGCTTAGTAACCTGGAGGCATATGTTGGTAACAGCCATGTACTACTCAATGGCATGTTGCGCAATGCGCTGGCTTATATGCTCTCCGACACACAGGGTATACATATTGAGGCTGACCTGCACTCCCAGCAGATAGACATGGACGAACTATTATCCGGACAGGCCAATGCTCCTCAATCTAACAGCTGGCAGGCAGTAAGCGAAAAACAGGACTATCGTTTCCAGATTGACCCTAAAATACAACTCTCTTTTGACTGCCATGTAGAAAAAATCAAGTTTAGAAGATTTAGAGGACGTCAACTGAAAGGTAAACTTCAGGTAGAGAACCAGGTGGCCAGGCTTAAGCAGTCTTCTATTCTTACTGCCGGAGGCAAAGTAAGTGCGCAGGCATTTATAGATGCTCGCCGACCGGATTTTGTTAAAGTAAATGCTACTACTGCTTTTGAGCATCTCCGAGCAGATAGCATATTTTATACTTTTGAAGACTTTGGGCAGGACTTTCTTACTCAAAAGCATTTGGAAGGTAAAATTTATGCTGATGTAGACTGGAACATGAATTTTGACCAACATTTACAACTGAACTATCCATCGTTGGAAGTAAATGCGCTAACTACCATACGCGATGGCAGACTGAATGACTTTGAGCCTATGCAGAAGCTGGCTCGCTTTGTAGAAGAGGAAAGCCTCTCCCGCTTACGTTTTGCTGAGCTTAATAACCACATCCGTATAGCTGACCAGAAAATATTTATTCCTCGTATGCAGGTCAGTTCTAATATCTCGGATATCTGGGTAGAAGGCATACATACTTTTGATAATCATATAGATTACCGTTTTGAAGTGCCCATGAAAACTTTTAGCATTCGCAAAGCAGCTGCCCGGGAACGCGCTCAAGCCCGACAGGAAAAATTTGGCCGTGTGCTGGAAGATGATTCAGCTCCTATTAACCTTTTTCTAACTGCTCTGGGAACCGTAGACGATTATAAAATCAGCTATGATATGCAGGCGGCTAAGTCTAAGTTTAAAGACAATTTGCAAAATGAAAAAGAAGAGCTGAAGCAGATTATCAAGAACAAAGGCAAAGAAACGGAATATCAGCTAGAGCTTGAAGAGGAAGAGTATTTTGATTTCGGGAGCACACCACCTAATACAAATCCACAACCCTGATTGCTGAGTATTTTCTATCTTGCGCCCCATGCGAAAAATCTACCTTACTGTAGCCTTACTTTCTTGCTTAAGTTTTAGCCTTAAAGCGCAATCTATTACCGATTTAGCAGACAAAGTAGTAGATATGTTTTCGGGTACTATTCAAGCTGAGGATACCTCCGCCTACCCAATAAGCTGGGTGATAGCCCCTCTACTTGCCTACTCTCCGGAAACCAGCGTACAGCTGGGTATGGGTAGCGTTATATTGTTTAAAACTAAAAATGCCTTGCCCGCAGATCGTACCTCCTCTTTGTTCTTTTCTGCTCGCTACACGCTTAACCAGCAAATAACAGCTTCGCCTACTTACGCTATTTTTAGTCGTGGAGAGAAATACATTCAAAAGGGAAAAATAGACTTCCGTAAATTCCCGCAGCTCTATTACGGTATTGGTAATAATACAGCTGAAAGCAATGAAGAACTTTATGGAATTAATACACTTAGTATAGAGCATCTAACCTACCGAAATGTAGTAGATAAACTGTATGCCGGAGTAGGTATTCGTTTTAAAAGGGCATATAATCAGGATTTTAAGGATCGGGGTTTGCTGGCTAGTGAGTTACCGCTGGGCAGTAAGGCTTATACTGCCGCAGGCTTAAACTTCGGATTACAATATGATAACAGAAATAACCTGATGAGTACCTCAACAGGAATGCTGGCAGAGTTTAAGTATCAGGTGCATTATAAAGCTTTGGGCAGCGATTACAATTATTCTTTAACAAAACTGGATATACGTTCATATGCCAGACCCTTTACCGAAAGAAAAGATATACTGGCCTGGCAGGTTTACGCCTACCTGAGCGAAGGTGAGGTCCCTTTTAATGAGCTGGCACCTTTAGGTGGAGATATGATAATGCGCGGGTATTACCAGGGCCGCTACCTGCACGAAAAGCTGGTAGCGGCACAAGTTGAATACCGCATGCAAATCTGGAAAAAAATTAGTGCCGTAGCTTTTAGCGGAGTGGGCGATGTGGCTCATCAATGGGAAAGCTTCCGCTGGAAAGACCTGAAATACTCATTAGGGGGTGGAGTACGCTACTCTGTATTGCCAGATGAAAGTCTTAACGTACGCTTCGACTATGCCTTCGGAAAAGATACACAGAATTTCTACATCAATATCTCGGAAGCATTTTAGCCAAATATCTTACTAAGCAAACCTCTTGACTTGGGCTCTGGCATTTGCATTTCTTCATCGGGCTTCAGTTGTTTCCACACTTCGCTCCAACCGGGAAATCCACCCAGATTACGATCATCTATATATACATCAGCCACAATTTTAGGACTATCTTCCGGATCAAGTACCTCTCCCGGATAGTTGCTATTTACCGCATAGAATTCTATGCCATTATTTCGACAAAATTCAACCGCCTCTTCTAGCCTTTTTCCACGACGACAAGTCCACAAGATTAATTTATGCCTGTCTTTATGCAATGCTTTGAGCGTATCAAAAGCAAATAGCTGCTCTTTTCCAATTTTAGGATATGCATCTTCTACGACAGTGCCATCAAAATCTACTGCTATAATCATAATATTGTTTTGCTTTAAATTTACGCTTTTTAGTACAAATCTAAGAATAAATACTTTTAAAAAACGTCTGCTCTTTCGGCTTAACGTGAATGCCTATAGTATAGTTTGTTTAAAGCAAAAGCGAGGCCTTTTTGAGCCCCTTTACTATCTTTATGATACTTGTGTGGTTATGCCAGGCTAATATCTTTATCTAAGTAAACATCCTGTATTGTGTTTAGTATCTCTACCCCTTCTTCAAAAGGTCTTTGAAATGCTTTGCGTCCCATAATAAGTCCAATACCACCTGCTCTTTTATTTATTACTGCGGTTTTTACGCCATCTGCCGTATCAGACTCACCAGATGATGCTCCCCCAGAGTTAATTAAACCAATTTTACCCATATAACAGTTGGCTACCATATAGCGAGTAAGGTCTATAGGATGTTCGGTGCTTAGTTTATTGTACATATCGGGATGCGTTTTGCCAAAGCCTAATGCCTTAAAGCCACCATTTGTTTCAGGTAGCTTTTGTTTAATTAGATCTGCCTGAATAGTTACTCCTATGTGGCAGGCCTGGCTACTAATATCTGTTGCATTATGATAGTCTTTACCATCTTCTTTAAAAGCACTATTTCTAGTATAGCACCAGAGTATAGTTCCCATACCTAATTCGTGTGCAATTTCAAAAGCTTCAGCCACTTCCTGTATCTGCCGGTTAGATTCTTCTGAACCAAAGTAAATCGTAGCTCCTACTGCTGTAGCTCCCAGGTTCCAGGCTTCTCTAACAGATCCATACATGATCTGATCATATTTGTTAGGATAAGTAAGCAGTTCGTTATGGTTAAGCTTAACAATAAATGGTATTTTATGAGCGTACTTTCTGGAATTTTGTGCCAGCACCCCAAAAGTAGTTGCTACTCCGTTACACCCCCCTTCAATAGCTAATTTAATAATGTTTTCACCATCAAAATACATAGGGTTGGGCGCAAAAGAAGCACCTGCAGTGTGCTCTATTCCCTGATCTACCGGTAGGATAGAAATATATCCTGTACCACCTAATCTTCCGTGCGTAAAAAGCTGCTGCATACTTCGTAACACTTGTGGAGAGCGATTAGATTGACCCAGGCTATTTTCTACATAGTTGGGGGATGGATTGAGTAAACTTTCTTTTGAAAAAGTTTGAGAATTGTGCTGCAGCAGGCTTTCTGCTTCGTTTCCTAGATATTTAACAATTTTTTCGTTTGGCATAGCTTGTCAATTTTAGGGTTAGGATGATATACTTTTTACTTCATAGACTATCTAACAGATAACTTGTTTATCAAATTATTAATCGTATTTTTGAACAAACGTTCATTTATATTAAATGTCTACTAAATCACAAATATTAGCCACCGCCTTAGAGCTTTTTAGCCAAAATGGTTTTGAAAAAACTTCTATTAGAGAAATAGCTAAAACAGCTAATATTTCACTCGGACTACTCTATAATTATTTTAAAGGAAAAGATGAGTTGTTGGGGGCCATCTTAAAAGAAGGTATAGAAGATATTAAACACTCGTTCACTTTCCCGACCGACGACCCAGACCCTTTAAAAACTTTGTTAGAGAACATATTCCATATACTGCATGAAAAAAGACAGCATTGGCGACTGCTACATAGCATACGCATGCAAAATTCAATCATGAAGAAGTACGAAAATGAGCAGGAAGAAATTAAAGCCTACATTCTAACTGAACTTAGTCTGATACTAGAAAAAATGGGATACGCTCAACCTTTGCCAGAAGCTATTCTTTTGTTTGCCTCAATTGATGGACTGGCCGGTCACTTTTTGCTCAACGAAAAGTATCCTATCTATAAAATGGCCGCACTACTTTTAGAAAAATATAAAACTCATTCCTATGAACAATGATTGGGTAAATCGTCAGGAGTATGCTTTTGCACCCCATTACTTTACTACTACCGAAGGTCAAATGCATTATGTAGATGAAGGAAAAGGCAAGCCCATTGTCATGGTACATGGCACACCGGTCTGGTCTTATGTGTACAGAAAAATGATCAAAGATCTTTCGGCTAACTATCGCTGTATTGCAATGGACCACCTGGGTTTTGGGCTCTCTGATAAACCTCCGTTAGCTGACTATTCACCTCAGGCTCATGCTCAGCGACTTACTGACCTCATTTCACATTTACAGTTAGAGGATATTACTTTGGTAGTTCATGATTTTGGTGGTCCTATAGGGCTTAGTTATACCCTGGCTCAGCCTGATCAGGTAAAACAACTAGTGATCTTTAATACCTGGATGTGGTCGCTCAATGAGTACCCTGAATTTGTAAGAGCGGGCAAAATAGCGAGCAGTCCTTTGGGTAGATTTCTGTACAAATATTTCAATTTCTCACCAAAGGTACTTATCAAGCAGGCTTTCTTCGATAAGGCTAAACTTACAAAAGTATTGCAGCAGCAGTATATTAAGGCTTTTCCTGATACTAAAACCAGGGGCGGGACTATTGCTTTTGCGAAACACCTCCTTAGTAGTAGCGAATGGTATAATAGCCTTTGGCAGCAAAAAGAGAAGCTGAAAGATATAGCAATGCTTATACTCTGGGGTAAAAAAGATACTCTGCTTACACCCATACTACTTAAAAAATGGAAAGAAAACTTTGCGCACGCTCAAATTGAAGAGTTAGAAGCTGGGCATTTTGTGCAGGAAGAAAAACCTGCCGAAGCTATTATGTTTATTCGGGCTTTTCTTGCCAAAGAGAAGACTAAATCTTTAGAAAGGTAAAAGCCTTTTCTGAGAAATCAGAAAAGGCTTCAACGGAAATGCTATCATTAATTATTCAAACAGTTCCTGAATAGGTTGACCATCTGCCCCATCGGGCAAAGCTATATTAAGTATCATAGATAATGTGGGGGCTATATCTGTAATGGTGTGGTAAGCCACACTTTTCCCTGCTTTTACACCCCATCCATAGAATAAAATAGGTACATGTGTATCGTAATTGTACCCTGTACCATGAGAAGTGCCCTGCATACGACTGCTGTTAAGAAAGCCTGGCTCTATGGTAAACAACACATCTCCTGAGCGCTGAAAATTATAACCCATCTGGAGCAATTTACGCTGTCCGCGTGTATACTCATATTTACGCATAGTGGACGCTGTATAAGTTTCTTTAATTCCTTTAAAATTCATTAGGCGAGTAGCAACATAGTCTTGAACCTCTTCCAACATAATTTTCTTTTCGGCGATTAGCTCATGATTAAGGACTATCTGGCTACTGGTATGCTCTATCCACTGCCCCTCTCCATACTTCTGTACCAGATCCTGATTGATGATGTTACTGATTTTAGATGCGTTGAGGTAACCTCCTGGCATACGAGCATCTACAAGTAGCTTAGGTACATCTACTACTGCATGGTCTGCTGTCAGAAATACAAGATAATTGCCCTCTCCTACCTGCTCATCCAGTGTATTAAAGAAGTCTTCCAGCTCACGATCTAGTCTGATGTACGTATCTTGCAACTCTATTGACTGAGCACCAAAAGCATGTCCGATATAATCGGTAGAAGAAAAGCTAACTGCCAGAAAGTCGGTATTCTCTCCCTGCCCCAGCGATTCCGCTTTTAGCGTAGCTTTAGCAAAATCTACTACCAGGCTGTTTCCAAAAGGGGTAGTACTTAGCAGACTATAGTTTCCGCTTCCTTTGTTCGCCTTTTTAAGGTCGTATGGAAAGGTTGGAGTATCTTTTCCATTGAATACTACTTCGTATGGGTTATCATCCGAGGTACTGGCTGTGTACTCCTCTATGGGCAATAAGGTATTCCACTTCTGACTTAAGTATTCTTTGGGTAGCTGCTGCCTGTTAAAATCCTGAACCCATTCCGGAAGTGTTTCCATATAGTAAGTAGATGTCATCATTTCTCCGGTGCTGCCATCGTACCAATAGGCTGCATCTGCCATATGTCCGGCAGGTAAAGCTGATCCACGGTCTTTAATAGAGATGCCTATTACTTTGCTCCTACCCTGAGTGCTCATTTTGAGCTGATCTGTAATAGTAGTGCTAAGCATATTTTTGGGAGATATTTTACCCGCTTTTTCAGAGCCTCCTACTGCACTCACACTGGTATCTTCTGCACAGTACACCGTACGTTTGAGTTCTCTGCTGTACCAGTCGTTGGCTATAACACCATGTGTCGCCGGAGTAGTACCTGTATAGACAGAAGCATGGCCAGGTCCTGTATACGTAGGAATATAATTGTAGTGACCATTGCGCGCCATAAAGCCCCGGTTCATCAGAC
This window of the Porifericola rhodea genome carries:
- a CDS encoding class I fructose-bisphosphate aldolase, which codes for MPNEKIVKYLGNEAESLLQHNSQTFSKESLLNPSPNYVENSLGQSNRSPQVLRSMQQLFTHGRLGGTGYISILPVDQGIEHTAGASFAPNPMYFDGENIIKLAIEGGCNGVATTFGVLAQNSRKYAHKIPFIVKLNHNELLTYPNKYDQIMYGSVREAWNLGATAVGATIYFGSEESNRQIQEVAEAFEIAHELGMGTILWCYTRNSAFKEDGKDYHNATDISSQACHIGVTIQADLIKQKLPETNGGFKALGFGKTHPDMYNKLSTEHPIDLTRYMVANCYMGKIGLINSGGASSGESDTADGVKTAVINKRAGGIGLIMGRKAFQRPFEEGVEILNTIQDVYLDKDISLA
- a CDS encoding PAS domain-containing sensor histidine kinase, with product MNVQQKKNSITPQEYQQLQSSHDSLRSIIDSTSDLIGAINWKFEFTIFNEAYKKEIYELFGTNLKTGMQVQEVVQHHPEYQDDALALWGNALKGETFTVTRMYNHPEHHLVYYEYTFNPIKNQEGKVVGAVQVVRNQTDKIRAQQKVKDIEEFVQLAELIPQKIWGATPNGNSCYVNHRFLEYTGHIYEELMDYGWTNIVHPDDLATVLKKWNASMKSGKPYEAEYRLRNHQGEYMWHLCRSLPMHDSSGNIVKWMGTATNIHKRKLLEQENKKNISEFEFLIDMIPHIVWKALPNGEVVFYNKKWSEYTGIPQKEGAKGLWKMVPHPDDVEPTLKAWQHSVETGDTYKIEHRIATKDGTYRWVLSHALPLKDAEGKIVMWYGTATDIHDEKTYLEELIWMQKQMQERNKELTKVNIDLDNFVYTASHDLRTPILNLASLLTMLEERIDEKTGQSEQQIIKMMKVSMDRLENTINDLSEIAKLQKEKENQEDLLFQDLYDEVYQDLENNIRKTKANITTDFKVKEIHYPAKHLRSILYNLISNAIKYAHPDRSPDIKIQSWEEEGQVYLSVSDNGLGLDQRQQKKLFQMFTRLHTHVSGTGVGLYMIKRIVENNGGEISVKSAAGKGSTFTVCFS
- a CDS encoding bile acid:sodium symporter family protein; amino-acid sequence: MNQFAKKHFNLILFLSTVLGFILPQPGEISGPLILAILCFIIFASSFKVDFSPAFFRSQSITIVGFYVLRFLLLPLLLFALVFPFSSFYASAVSLLCLLPCGVTSPAFSNVFGGNVTLALALLILSSSLTPFLLPFLSSFLMSDELEVDRFQLFQTLFITVIFPYLVHLPLKRHQGISRWMQHHDSFISIFGIAGIFTLAIAEYRYVLLSDTALVLPYFLVSLLAFLFLYVFGYSIWFRASRADKVALLFSSGANNVALGIVVSFLYFPMQMGVFFVVSEIVWVLVLIPVRRLMKT
- a CDS encoding AsmA family protein encodes the protein MVRKFFFTCLIALSLLLTASGILTYVYQDEIITHFVKQADQFLATPVKVKSIQLSFWEKFPQIAISLKEVEIKGSQTASDSLLAQAEKLDFTFNLWQFVQGQFVVDKVYLTNSQVRLAIDKQGNNNYSIFKKRSSVDSLSSTNEPLRFQLQKIILKNVDVSYQDAGLNQAHHLLAEDIEALLEVVGEEYDILLEGNLFSRYIRSGDDAYFKNKPLHVATHLNYDYPNRFLEIDTTRLGIGNGHFLLSGLVDQADDNFIDLQARGEHTDLQTLLSLLPESIVRQWSAYRSEGKAFFEGSVKGHVSRTASPAVSLNFGCENASFYHPDYKKKLENISLQGSFTNGKSHSLNTSVLNLKDIYGQLDDRAVRGSLSLSNFKNYFLRCHLKTNIDVNALLDFYPIKEVKAARGELFADFEIAGRLKDLKGESKGYWQRIKSSGDISLQDVDLLWQADRLPVSALQGNLMFKGNDLSLSNLEAYVGNSHVLLNGMLRNALAYMLSDTQGIHIEADLHSQQIDMDELLSGQANAPQSNSWQAVSEKQDYRFQIDPKIQLSFDCHVEKIKFRRFRGRQLKGKLQVENQVARLKQSSILTAGGKVSAQAFIDARRPDFVKVNATTAFEHLRADSIFYTFEDFGQDFLTQKHLEGKIYADVDWNMNFDQHLQLNYPSLEVNALTTIRDGRLNDFEPMQKLARFVEEESLSRLRFAELNNHIRIADQKIFIPRMQVSSNISDIWVEGIHTFDNHIDYRFEVPMKTFSIRKAAARERAQARQEKFGRVLEDDSAPINLFLTALGTVDDYKISYDMQAAKSKFKDNLQNEKEELKQIIKNKGKETEYQLELEEEEYFDFGSTPPNTNPQP
- a CDS encoding alpha/beta fold hydrolase, with protein sequence MNNDWVNRQEYAFAPHYFTTTEGQMHYVDEGKGKPIVMVHGTPVWSYVYRKMIKDLSANYRCIAMDHLGFGLSDKPPLADYSPQAHAQRLTDLISHLQLEDITLVVHDFGGPIGLSYTLAQPDQVKQLVIFNTWMWSLNEYPEFVRAGKIASSPLGRFLYKYFNFSPKVLIKQAFFDKAKLTKVLQQQYIKAFPDTKTRGGTIAFAKHLLSSSEWYNSLWQQKEKLKDIAMLILWGKKDTLLTPILLKKWKENFAHAQIEELEAGHFVQEEKPAEAIMFIRAFLAKEKTKSLER
- a CDS encoding TetR/AcrR family transcriptional regulator, whose amino-acid sequence is MSTKSQILATALELFSQNGFEKTSIREIAKTANISLGLLYNYFKGKDELLGAILKEGIEDIKHSFTFPTDDPDPLKTLLENIFHILHEKRQHWRLLHSIRMQNSIMKKYENEQEEIKAYILTELSLILEKMGYAQPLPEAILLFASIDGLAGHFLLNEKYPIYKMAALLLEKYKTHSYEQ
- a CDS encoding BamA/TamA family outer membrane protein encodes the protein MRKIYLTVALLSCLSFSLKAQSITDLADKVVDMFSGTIQAEDTSAYPISWVIAPLLAYSPETSVQLGMGSVILFKTKNALPADRTSSLFFSARYTLNQQITASPTYAIFSRGEKYIQKGKIDFRKFPQLYYGIGNNTAESNEELYGINTLSIEHLTYRNVVDKLYAGVGIRFKRAYNQDFKDRGLLASELPLGSKAYTAAGLNFGLQYDNRNNLMSTSTGMLAEFKYQVHYKALGSDYNYSLTKLDIRSYARPFTERKDILAWQVYAYLSEGEVPFNELAPLGGDMIMRGYYQGRYLHEKLVAAQVEYRMQIWKKISAVAFSGVGDVAHQWESFRWKDLKYSLGGGVRYSVLPDESLNVRFDYAFGKDTQNFYINISEAF
- a CDS encoding BT0820 family HAD-type phosphatase, coding for MIIAVDFDGTVVEDAYPKIGKEQLFAFDTLKALHKDRHKLILWTCRRGKRLEEAVEFCRNNGIEFYAVNSNYPGEVLDPEDSPKIVADVYIDDRNLGGFPGWSEVWKQLKPDEEMQMPEPKSRGLLSKIFG